CGCGCACGGTGTGGTAGCGCACACCCGGAAGGTCCTTGACGCGGCCACCGCGGATGAGCACGACCGAGTGCTCCTGCAGGTTGTGGCCTTCGCCGCCGATGTAGGAAATCACCTCGTAGCCATTGGTCAGGCGCACCTTGCACACCTTCCGCATGGCCGAGTTCGGCTTCTTCGGGGTGGTGGTATAGACACGGGTGCACACGCCACGCCGCTGGGGGCTCTTCTCGAGGGCGGGCACCTTCGACGGAACGGCTCGGGTCGAGCGACCCTTGCGCACTAACTGATTGATCGTTGGCACGATGGTGACTTCCGACTTATGAAAGAAATGACGGGCCGGCGGTGTTGGCCGGCCCGTCAGGAAGGGCGCGCAATATAGAGGCCCTCGGCGGGCCTGTCAACCGGCGAACGCCGCCACGGCGCGCTTTCCGTGGCGGCGTCCGGGCAGGGTCAGTCCTCGCTGCCCTCGCCGGCCTCGTCCTCGGCCCCGGCGGCGTCGCTGCCCGCCGTTGCAGCGGCCGAGGAGCCGCTCTCGGCGAAGTCCGCAGCACCCGGGGCGGGCATCTGCAGATCGGCCAGGAAACTCCCGCCACGGGCCTTGCGACGCTGCTCGTGGAAGGACAGGCCGGTACCCGCGGGAATGAGGCGCCCGACGATGACGTTCTCCTTGAGACCGCGCAGGTCGTCGCGCGAACCGCGCACGGCGGCCTCGGTGAGCACGCGCGTGGTCTCCTGGAAGCTCGCCGCCGAGATGAAGGACTCGGTCGACAGGCTGGCCTTGGTGATGCCCAGGATGAGCCGCTCGAACCTGCTCGGACGCTTGCCGTCGCCCTTGAGCTTGCGGTTGGCGTCCTCGGCCGCGAACAGCTCGACCTGCTCGCCGTGCAGGAAGTGGGAATCGCCGGAATCGGTGATCTCCACCTTGCGCAGCATCTGACGCACGATCGTCTCGATGTGCTTGTCGTTGATGGTCACGCCCTGAAGGCGGTAGACATCCTGGATCTCCTTCACGAGGTGGTTGGCGAGGGCCACCACGCCGCGCAGGCGCAGGATGTCGTGCGGCGACGGCTCGCCGTCGGTGATCTGCTCGCCCTGCTCGACGTGCTCACCCTCGAACACCGAGATCTGCTGCCACTTCGGAATGAGCAGCTCGACTTCCTCGCCGTCGCTCTGCACGATCTTGAGGCGCTGCTTGCCCTTGGTGGCGGTGCCGAAGCGCACCGTGCCGGTGGCCTCGGCGAGCACGGCCGGATCCTTGGGCTTGCGCGCCTCGAAGAGGTCGGCGACACGCGGCAGACCGCCGGTGATGTCGCGCGACTTCGAGGCCTCCTGCGGGATGCGCGCGATGACGTCGCCGATCTTGACGTCGACGCCGTCCTCCACGACCACGACCGCACGGGCCGGCAGCGCATAGGCGACCGGGATGTCCGTATCGGGGAAGGTCAGCGGCTCGCCGTCGTCGCCGAGCAGCACCACGGTCGGGCGCTGCTCGCGCGCGCTGCGCGACTGCGACTCGGACACCACCAGCGTGGAGACGCCGGTGATCGGGTCCTCCTCGCGGTTGACGGTGCTGCCCTCCTCGAAGTCCTGGAAGCGCACGCGGCCCGCCAGCTCGGTGACGATCGGGTGGGTATGCGGATCCCACTTGGCGAGCCGGCTGCCGGACTTGGCGGTCTCGCCGTCCTGCACCTCGATGACCGCGCCGTACGGAATCTTGTAGCGCTCGCGCTCGCGACCGTCGTCGGCGATGATGCCGATCTCGCCGGAACGCGACACCGCCACGAGGTTGCCCTCCTGGTTCTGCACGGTCTTCACGTTGTGCAGCTTGACGGTACCGCCGGCACGGGTGTCCGCGCCGTCCGCGGCCACCGACCGCGACGCCGCGCCGCCGACGTGGAAGGTACGCATGGTCAGCTGCGTGCCGGGCTCGCCGATCGACTGGGCGGCGATGACGCCCACCGACTCGCCGATGTTGACACGATGGCCCCGGGCCAGGTCACGGCCGTAGCACTGCGCGCAGATGCCGAAGCCCTGCTCGCAGGTGATCGGGCTGCGCACCCAGACCTCGTCCACCGAGTGCTGCTCGAGCAGATCGCACAGACGCTCGTCGAGCATCGCGCCCTCCTCGATGAGCACGTCGTCGGTGCCCGGGATGTGCACGTCCTGGAGCAGCACGCGGCCGAGCACGCGGTCGCGCAGGGCCTCGAGGACGTCGCCGCCCTCGACGATCGGCGTCATCAGCAGGCCGGACTCGGTGCCGCAGTCCTCGGCGGTCACCACCACGTCCTGCGAGACGTCGACCAGACGGCGCGTCAGATAGCCCGAGTTGGCGGTCTTGAGCGCGGTGTCGGCCAGACCCTTGCGGGCGCCGTGGGTGGAGATGAAGTACTGCAGGACGTTGAGGCCCTCGCGGAAGTTCGCGGTGATGGGCGTCTCGATGATGGAGCCGTCCGGCTTGGCCATCAGGCCGCGCATGCCGGCGAGCTGGCGGATCTGCGCCTGCGAGCCGCGGGCGCCGGAGTCGGCCATCATGAACACCGAGTTGAAGCTCGGCTGCGTGACGGTGCTGCCGTCGCGCTCGGTGGCTTCCTCGGTACCGATGCGCGTCATCATCGCCTTGGCGATGCTGTCATTGGCACGCGACCAGACGTCGACCACGCGGTTGTAGCGCTCGCCGGCGGTGGTCAGACCCTGGGTGTACTCCTCGTTGATCTCCTTGACCTTGTCCTCGGCCTCGTCGAGGAAGGTGTACTTCTCGTCCGGGATGATCATGTCGTCGATGCAGAAGGAGATGCCCGACTGCGTCGACTGGCCGAAGCCGAGGTACATCAGCTGGTCCGCGAAGACCACCGTGTCCTTGGTGCCGCAGCGGCGGTACACGTAGTCGATGACCTTGCCGACCTCCTTCTTGGTCAGCGTCTTGTTGACCACCGAGAAGGGCACCTTCTCCGGCAGGATCTCGGACATCAGCGCGCGGCCGGCGGTGGTCTCGACGATGTGACGCACCGGACGGCCGTTGCCGTCCTCCTCGTCGATCCAGTCGTCGATGCGCACCTTGATGCGCGCCTGCAGCTCCAGCTCACCGCTGCTGTGCGCGCGGTGCACCTCGGAAACGTCGGCCAGGACCATGCCGTCGCCCTTGGCGCCGATGCGCTCGCGCGACATCCAGTACAGCCCGAGGACGACGTCCTGGCTGGGCACGATGATGGGATCGCCGTTGGCCGGGGACAGGATGTTGTTCGAGGACATCATCAGCACGCGCGCCTCGAGCTGGGCTTCCAGCGAGAGCGGCACGTGCACGGCCATCTGGTCGCCGTCGAAGTCGGCATTGAACGCCGTGCAGACGAGCGGATGCAGCTGGATGGCCTTGCCCTCGATGAGGACCGGCTCGAAGGCCTGGATGCCGAGACGGTGCAGCGTCGGGGCGCGGTTCAGGAGCACCGGGTGCTCCTTGATGCACTCCTCGAGCACGTCCCAGACGATGCCTTCCTCGCGCTCCACCATCTTCTTCGCCATCTTGATGGTGGTGGCGTGGCCGAGGCGCTGCAGGCGCGAGAAGACGAAGGGCTTGAACAGCTCCAGCGCCATCTTCTTGGGCAGGCCGCACTGATGCAGGCGCAGG
This DNA window, taken from Algiphilus sp., encodes the following:
- the rpsL gene encoding 30S ribosomal protein S12, yielding MPTINQLVRKGRSTRAVPSKVPALEKSPQRRGVCTRVYTTTPKKPNSAMRKVCKVRLTNGYEVISYIGGEGHNLQEHSVVLIRGGRVKDLPGVRYHTVRGALDCAGIDKRRQGRSKYGAKRPKSS
- the rpoC gene encoding DNA-directed RNA polymerase subunit beta'; this encodes MKDLLNLLRNNDEVDDFDAIKISLASPEQIRSWSYGEVKKPETINYRTFKPERDGLFCAKLFGPIKDYECLCGKYKRLKHRGVVCEKCGVEVTVAKVRRERMAHIDLAAPVAHIWFLKSLPSRIGLLLDMPLRAIERVLYFEAHVVVDPGLTPLEKYTLLTEDEYLDAVEQYGDDFDARMGAEAVLDLLKQIDLHKEAVRMREEIGATNSDTKIKKLGKRLKLIESFLASGNKPEWMILDVLPVLPPDLRPLVPLDGGRFATSDLNDLYRRVINRNNRLRRLLELYAPDIIVRNEKRMLQESVDALIDNGRRGRAITGTNKRPLKSLSDMIKGKQGRFRQNLLGKRVDYSGRSVIVVGPTLRLHQCGLPKKMALELFKPFVFSRLQRLGHATTIKMAKKMVEREEGIVWDVLEECIKEHPVLLNRAPTLHRLGIQAFEPVLIEGKAIQLHPLVCTAFNADFDGDQMAVHVPLSLEAQLEARVLMMSSNNILSPANGDPIIVPSQDVVLGLYWMSRERIGAKGDGMVLADVSEVHRAHSSGELELQARIKVRIDDWIDEEDGNGRPVRHIVETTAGRALMSEILPEKVPFSVVNKTLTKKEVGKVIDYVYRRCGTKDTVVFADQLMYLGFGQSTQSGISFCIDDMIIPDEKYTFLDEAEDKVKEINEEYTQGLTTAGERYNRVVDVWSRANDSIAKAMMTRIGTEEATERDGSTVTQPSFNSVFMMADSGARGSQAQIRQLAGMRGLMAKPDGSIIETPITANFREGLNVLQYFISTHGARKGLADTALKTANSGYLTRRLVDVSQDVVVTAEDCGTESGLLMTPIVEGGDVLEALRDRVLGRVLLQDVHIPGTDDVLIEEGAMLDERLCDLLEQHSVDEVWVRSPITCEQGFGICAQCYGRDLARGHRVNIGESVGVIAAQSIGEPGTQLTMRTFHVGGAASRSVAADGADTRAGGTVKLHNVKTVQNQEGNLVAVSRSGEIGIIADDGRERERYKIPYGAVIEVQDGETAKSGSRLAKWDPHTHPIVTELAGRVRFQDFEEGSTVNREEDPITGVSTLVVSESQSRSAREQRPTVVLLGDDGEPLTFPDTDIPVAYALPARAVVVVEDGVDVKIGDVIARIPQEASKSRDITGGLPRVADLFEARKPKDPAVLAEATGTVRFGTATKGKQRLKIVQSDGEEVELLIPKWQQISVFEGEHVEQGEQITDGEPSPHDILRLRGVVALANHLVKEIQDVYRLQGVTINDKHIETIVRQMLRKVEITDSGDSHFLHGEQVELFAAEDANRKLKGDGKRPSRFERLILGITKASLSTESFISAASFQETTRVLTEAAVRGSRDDLRGLKENVIVGRLIPAGTGLSFHEQRRKARGGSFLADLQMPAPGAADFAESGSSAAATAGSDAAGAEDEAGEGSED